The Candidatus Marinimicrobia bacterium CG08_land_8_20_14_0_20_45_22 nucleotide sequence ATTCCTTTATTCAATGTCGGCGATTGCGTTCCGCTGGTAACGACGCCGATTTCTTTCCCGTTAGCAAAAACTTTATAGCCGTGCCGCGGAATGGCGCGCTCGATCATTTCAAACGGGACATTTCGCCGATCCGCCGGCACAGATTTAACTTTTACTAAAACATCTCGTGCGATAAAATCGCCTTTGTCGAGTTTGGTGATCCAGCCGAGTCCCGCTTCGATGGGATTTGTCGTCTGGTCAATGTCGTTTCCATACAAAGCGTACTTCATTTCGAGACGGAGCGTGTCGCGTGCGCCAAGACCAATCGGTTGGATTCCGAATTCCTTTCCGGCATCAAAAATTGCATCCCATAATCGTTCGCTGAATTCAAGTTTATGGTAAAGTTCAAAACCGCGTTCGCCGGTGTAACCTGTTCGGGAAATGATCATGGGAATGCCCGCGAGTTCACCTTCACTGAAGTGATAGAACGGTACCGACTCAAGATCAACAGTTGTCAGCTTTTGAAGCGTGGCAAACGACTTTGGCCCTTGAATCGCCAGCAAGCCGGTTTCGTCCGAAATGTTCGTCAGTGAAACCTCAGCCGGAACATGTTCTTTGATCCAGTCGAAATCCTTCTCCAGATTCGAGGCGTTCACGACGAGCATATAATGGTCAGCGAAGCGATAGACGAGCAAATCGTCCACGATGCCGCCGTCCGGATAACACATCGCAGAATATTGAACCTGACCGACAGCAAGTTTAGAAACATCGTTAATGGTTATCGTGTTGAGAAATTTTTCCGCGTCTTTTCCTTTTACGATAAATTCGCCCATGTGCGAGACGTCGAAGACGCCGACTTTTTCGCGCACGGCACGATGTTCGTCTAAAAGACTGACATACTGTATCGGCATATAATATCCGGCAAACGGCAGAATTTTTGCGCCAAGGGCGATGTGTTTTTCATAAAAGGGCGTTTTCTTGATATTCACGTTTTCGTCCATGATTTAATCCTTTTTTTACATTTTATTCAATGCGACTTTGACATATTGCTCGACAGTGCCGGTTTCTCCGATTTGCTGATGCGCCTTTTTCAAAGCGTTCAGCGCCTCGCTTCGGCGATAACCAAGCGACAGTAATGCTTTCAACGCTTCATCGCGATCCTGTCCAGTGTAAAATTCGTCCGTTTCTTCCGGAACGGTTTCATCCTTTCCGACCAATTTTCCCCGAAGTTCGATGATGATGCGTTTGGCGGTTTTTAATCCAATGCCGGGGATCAGAGTGAGCGCTTTGACGTCGCCCGAAATGATGCGCCTCTTGAACTGTTCCGGCGATGCGCCTGAAAGAATCGTGATGGCCATTTTCGGTCCGATTCCCGAAATGCCAATTAACATCAGGAAAAGATTCCTCTCATCATCTGTCGCAAATCCGTACAGCGCTTGGACATCTTCGCGAACATGAAAATAGGTCAGCAATTTCGCCATTTGATGCGGCGCAGGTAAAAACTCATACGTTGAAAGCGGTATTGTTAATTGGTAACCGACGCCGTTGACGTCTAGAATCACCATCGTTGGTTCCTTGTGTTCGAGAATTCCTTTCAGATATGCAAACATCGTCAGCTGTTGATTAATCTATTCTGATTGAGATGGCAAATGGCGGCGGCTAAGGCGTCGGACGCGTCGAGTTGTAAAGACTTTTCGTCGATTCCGAGAATGCGTGAAACCATGAAGCGAACCTGCTCTTTCGTCGCATTACCATTGCCGACAACGGAAGATTTGATTTTCTTCGGCGCGTATTCGCAAATTTCTACGCCGCTGTTTACTCCGGCTAACAGAACGACGCCGCGCGCATGCCCCATCATTAATGCCGTGTGGATATTTTGCGCGTAAATGGCTTCTTCAACGGCCATCGTATCGGGTCGCCAGTTTTGGATGACGGCGAAAAGCCCGTTATAAATTTTTTGAAGTCTTTGAGGAAATGGTTCATTCGGCGACGTGTCGATAGAGCCCTGATCCAGGCAAACGATTTTATCCGAAGTTTTTTTCAGGACGCCATATCCGGTATGATGAATGCCATGATCGACGCCGATAACCCGAATTTCACGAACCATCAGGCATTTTCCTGAAGTTTGCTCAGAACCGCGTCATCTATATCAAAGTTTCCGTAAACGTTTTGAATATCCTCGTGCTCTTCGAGTGCGTCCATGAGCGACAGAATTTTTTGAGCAGTCTTTTCGTCTAATTTGACCGTGTTTTTCGGAACCATCGTAACCGAAGCCTCCACGATGGGAATACTGCTGGCGTTCAGCGCACTTTTAACGGCTTCAAACGAATGCGGCTCAACGCTGACTTCGAAAAATTCGCCTTCAATCGTCAGGTCTTCTGCGCCGGCATCGGTCACAATGAGCAAGAGATCATCTTCGGTGCAAACTTTTTTATCGACCGTAATGATGCCCTTTTTCTCAAAATTGTACGCGACACTTCCGGCTGTGGCGAGATTTCCTCCTGCGCGCGAAAGAATATGGCGGATTTCAGAAACTGTGCGATTCTTGTTGTCGGTCATGGACTCCATCAGGATCGCAACGCCGCCGGGCCCGTATGCTTCATAATTGATTTCTTCGTAAACGGTGCCTTCGAGCTCGCCGGTTCCTTTCTTGATGGCGCGTTCGACGTTGATAAGCGGCATATTCGCCGCTTTAGCGGCTTGAATAGCTGTTCTCAAACGAGGGTTGGCATCCTCATCGCCGCCTCCCATTTTCGCGGCGACTTGAATTTCCTTGATGATCTTCGTGAACGTTCTGCCACGTTTGGCATCAAGAGCGCCCTTCTTTCTTTTTATTGTGCTCCATTTCGAATGGCCTGACATTTGTACCTTCCTTTAATTTAATTTTTTTACTAATAAGAAATTATTCGTTCCTTTGATTTAATTTTTGTCTGTATGATCCACGCTTCCCGAAACCCAAGGTTCTCCACGCGTCTCAGCATGCGCTCTGCTTCTTCGCGCGTCTGGCAGTTACCGATCCGAATCTTATAATAGGGAGAATAAAATGCTTTCTCGACATCTTCCGGCGGAAAGTTGGTTATCAATTTCCGGAAAACAGAATCTGCCCGATCGAAATCGTTAGTGATGAACGCCTGTACTTTCCAGCCTGTTTTTTCAATCGTTGTCATAGAATCACCCATTACACGATTTGACGTGACCGGCGCGGCAATGTCCGAGATAATTTCCTGGACGACAGTCCCATCAAGTAACGGCAAGGAAGGTTCGTTCAACGTCGATGGATTAAACGTCTCGTCCTGCGGAGGAAACGTCTGGGAAAACGTTATGCTGAAGATGAAGAGTAGAAGAATCCAGGTCAAGTGTTTTTTCATCGACATTTTTGAACAAACCGAATAAAATATAAGAAATATTGAGAATAATAGGAAAAGATAACATCAAAATTAGATAGCATCAGATGATGCCAAGATCATCGGCTGGAATCCATCCCTGCTTGCCGTCAATCAACTCGATTTTCAGCCAATCACCATCTTTGTCGAGAATCGCAACTTTTGTACCTTCATGAACGACAAACAATTCCGTGCTTCCTTCCTGCGGCGCGGCCAAACTCTGAACACTGTAATGAATGATGATGCCCACATTTTTTCCGGTCTCAATCCGATGTCGTGGAATCATTCCAGCCATGGAAATTATCACGATCACAACAGAAATTCCCGTCAAATATTTCAAAAAAGTCCGCAACCGCTTAACTTCAGCGATTATCAGGATAGCAATGTCTATCGACGCAATTCCTATAAAAATTCCGACGAGCAACCCCCAACCTCTGGAAGAAAGCAGATTCGTTGCCTGCCGAATCCAGCGAAACAGGAAAAATTCAGGCGGCGGATCAATCCTGTCTTTAACGGTCAGGTTTGCCAATTTGAGATTGAAACGAACATTCTCATCATTCGGCAACCATTTCAGTGCGCGTTCGTAATTTAAAATCGCCAGCCCGATGGCACCGGTTCGATAGTAGGCATTTCCCAAATTGTAATAGAGAGAACCACTCTCGAGTCCCAACGCCAAGACCGATTGATATTGGTCGATCGCTTCCGAATAATTCTCATTTTGATACGCGGCATTCCCTTTTTCAAACAAATAATCGGCACTTTGATCATTTCCTGCGAATGCCACGGAAGTCAAACCCATCAGAATCACGAGGAATATTTTATGTATGTTCATGTCAGATCGCCTTGTTCAAAAGCGTTATCAGTTCTTTTTCCTCTTGGACCAACGCCGAATATTTCTCGGCATCTGCGGCAGTCGGCAAGAATCGCAATTGTTCCAGTTCGGATAAAATCCTGGCGATACGAGAAATCGTCTCATCGGCAATCGCTTTTTCACTCAATTGAGATTCTATTTCGGCAACACTGATTCCCGCCGATGATAAGTTCAAACGATCGGAAATAAAACCGACGAGAATTTGATTTAGAATCGAAGCCAGACCCGACAAATCGCCCATTTTTAGTTTTTCATCTAAGAGCACAAACGCTTTCTGGGATTTTGGCCAAGCGCGACGTTTGCGAGCGAAAGAAATGTTGGTTTCTAATTTCTCAATCCACCACCGGAAACTGATGGCGCCAATCAAAATCACGACGGACGAAACTGTCAACAGCCAGAACCAGAACTCCGAAAAAACCGAACTGCTGATCTGATTCCAACCGGAATTGTCACGCCGGATAAACCGAATATCCTGTCCCAGAAGCGAAACCTCTTCTTTGTTCAGACTAGACCGATCCGAAGCGAACGTCTTTCCTTTAGGATTGACACGAATATCAAATCCTCTCGCCGTCGCACTGACATAGCCGCCACGATTCGGGTCGAAATAGGAAAATGTAACCGGCGGAATTCGGATGCGCCCAGAACTTCGCGGAATTAGCACATATTCGTACGTCACAGTTCCCGAAATTGCGTCTCCTTGGTTGTTGACGCTCTTTCCGATCTTCGGTTCGAACACTTCCAGCGTATTGGGAAGTTGCAATTCAGGCATTTTCAACGAACTGATATTGCCCGTTCCAGAAATCTGATATTTCAGCGTCAACGCTTGATTCTCTGTTGTTACTGCGGTATCGATCGATGCCGAAATCGTGAATCTTCCAACGGCGCCTGAATAATTGGACGGTTTGCCTAACTCCGGTAAATCCTGAACGGTCACGCGCAGTGGACTGGATGAAACGCTGACGACTTTTGTTTGGCCGAACGAATTGTCGAAAAACGAATCGTCGAGGAAATCGTCAAAAATCGAGCGCCTTCTCTGCGACGGAACGATCACTTCCGCGTCGATGACAAACGGATCAACTACCAGATTACCGGATGTCGTCGGAAAAAGAGCCAGTCGTTTGATGATTGCCTTTTTATAGGTCACCCCGTCTAAATTCTCCGTCGTGATATCGGGTTCGGATTTGATGAGAAATTCCTCAATCCAGAAACCTTTCGCATCCGGCAATTTCTTCGGCGCATAAGTTCGCACATTTTTAAAATAGAGCGCAAAGGCAACATTCAACTCTTCGCCTTTATAAACCGTCGTTTTCGAGGGAATGGCTTTCAATAAAACGCCTTCGCCCTGAGACGCTTTGGGTTGTGGAGCGGGGGGAACCTGCTTTGTTTGCGGTTGCGAAGCTGATTGTCCCGAAACATCAACAATCACCGGTTCGGTTTTATAAACACTCCTTCGATATGTGATCGAAACAGACGGGATTACCAACTTCCCAGATTTGGTGGGCGCTATTCGCCAACTGATCGATTTAGAAGCATTCATACGACCGTTGATGATCTGGATACTGCTGGATTGCGACGGTCCCGCAACGATGACAAAGTCCGGACTTTGCGGCGGCGGAACATCCGGAAAATCGCTCGTCCCTTCGATTTGAATCGTGAACGTGATCAGATCGTCTGCGGTGATCTGATTCCGATCAACCGATGCTGAAACGCGGAGTTCCTCGGCATGCGTCGCGCCCGTCAGTACAAGCAGAAAAATCAGAATAATCAGTAAACCGAGTGGTTTTTTCACGTTCACCAATCTTTTTCCTTCTTAATACCTGAATACTGTGTCTTCATTCGTTCCTGCATCAGGTTTTTCTCATTTTCTTTGAGAGCGTCTAAAATTTGGGCGGCTTCTTTTTGGCTCTTCTCTTTTTCCTTCCGATTTTTCATCTGAGTCTGTTGCTGTTGGACATTTTGTTTCTGTTGCTCTTTTTGCTGTTGTTCCTGCTTGTTTTGCCCATTTTGTTGTTGATCCTTCTGATCTTTCTTCTGCTGATTCTGGCCATTCTGCTGTTTGTCCTGAGAGTTTTGCTGTTTCAGCATGGCTTTTGCCAATTCATAATTGTATTTGGCATCCATGTCCTTTGGATTCAGTTCAAGGGCTTTTTTATAAAATTGCAGACTTTCATCGATTCGGTTAGATTGATAGAGCGCGTTGCCCATGTTGTACAAAACGGCAGATTTCTGTTTTGGATTTTTCACCGGAATGGCGCTCTCAAACTCCCGAACCGCTTCTTCAACCCGATTGGATTTGTACAGTGCGGCACCTTTCCCGTAATGCGCCTCTTCCCAATCCGGATGATTTTTGATAATGCGATTGTATCTTCGGATAGCGTCTTCGTATTTGCCTTTTTGATAGAGTTTCAGTGCGCCGTCTGCCGAAAATACGTTTCTGCCCATTATCGTCAAGCAACAAATCAAGATGAGAATTTTGTTTATTTTAAGAAACTTCATCATTCTTCTTCCGCTTTGCGTCGTATTTTCTCTGGCAGAACTACTTCAGTGATGAGAAGCAACAATCCGATCGCCAAGAATATTTGATACCGCTCTTGATAATCGCTGTATTCGTGAGAACGTAAATCTTTTTTGTCCATCTGTAGGATTTCCTTGTAAATCTTCCCAAAAGCATCCGTAGTTTGGTTCAACGAGTAGAATCTTCCGCCGGTCGCGTTTGCGATCTGACGCAGAACAGTTTCCTCCATCGCAGTCGTCACGATTCTTCCGGATCGGTCTTTTTTAAATTCCATCCCCACACCGTCGGCGCTTGGAACCGGAATCGGAGTGCCTGTCGAACTTCCCACGCCGATCGTGTAAATCACGATGCCTTCATTTTCTGCCTGTTCGATGACATTTTCAATATCGCCTTCATGGTCTTCACCATCGGAAATCAGGATCACAGCTTTGTGCTTTTTATCTTTTGAATCGAGCGCCTTTGCCGCCGTTAAGATCGCGTCCGCTATAGCCGTGCCTTGTGTTCCAATAACGCCGGTGTCAAGAGCATCGAGAAACAACTTGGCGGCGCTGTAATCTAGCGTCAACGGACATTGCAGGTAAGCCGTACCGGCAAACGTCACAACGCCAACCCTGTCGCCTTGAAGTCCTTCGATGAATTTTCCCGCTTCATATTTCGCTCTCTCCAGACGGCTCGGTTTGATATCTTCGGCTCTCATGCTGACGGAAGTGTCGAGTGTGATAATGACATCAATGCCGCGCCGCTTGACCTCGGCAAGTTTCTTTCCAACTTTCGGACCGATCGCGGCGATCACTAAAAAAAGAAGCCCCCAAATCAGCAAATTCTCTTTGATCAGCCGCATCGCTGGACTGAAATCATCCAGCAGTTTATCGGACAAATCTTCGCCGGCAAGCAAACGAAGATCGTTTTTCCGACGTATCCGATAAACAATGATCAGCGCGACAATTCCCGCAAAAAGTAAAAACAGCCAGAACAGTCCCGGATGTGCGAATTTGACCATTACGGCATTTTCCTCCAAAGTGTCTGTCCCAATCCAGCGCTGATGAAAAGCAGAAGCACGCCCGGTAAAAGAAACCAAATGTACAAATCATTATAATTTGTGAATTCCTTCACCTTCACTTCAGTTTTTTCCATCTTGCTGATCTCGTTGTAAATTGTCGATAAGCTTTTTCCATCAGTCGCGCGAAAATATTTTCCGCCAGTTGTTTCGGCGATGACATTCAAAATACCTTCGTCGATTTCCACATTCATCATCCGGTATTCAATATGACCATCCGGAAATTGTACCGGATAAGGTGCCTGACCGCGCTTTCCGGCTCCGATCGTATAAATTTTAATGTCAAATGCTTTCGCCATGTTCGCCGCGGTGCTTGGATCGAGTTCGCCGGCGTTGTTTCGACCGTCTGAGAGCAAAATCATGACGTGGCTTTTCGCCTGGCTGTCGCGCAGACGATTGACCGCGTTAGCTATAGCCATTCCGATTGCGGTTCCGTCATATTTTTGTTCGACGATCGTTACCTGCTTCAACAATCCTTTTAGAACATCGTAGTCGATCGTCAATGGGCATTGCAAAAAACTCTCGGCGGCAAATACGACCAATCCGATGCGGTCGTCCTTCCGCCCTTCGATAAAATTCATCGCAACGGATTTGGCGGCTTCCATGCGGTTCGGTTTGAAATCGATCGCACCCATCGATCCAGAAATATCGAGAACAAGAATGATGTCGATTCCTTCCGTCGAAAATTCGCGCGTGTTCGATCCACTCTGCGGTCGCGCAAACGCCAGAATGAGCAATGCAACCGCTGTCACTTTCATCATAAAAAGCGTCTGAATTTTCCATTTTTGCTTGTCGCCGGATATTTCCCGGATTGGTTGAATCGACGGAAAACGAAAAGTCGCTTCCTTCTGATGGCCTTTTCGCAAATGCCACCAGATGATCGCCGGGATCGCTATTAACAAAAACAGAAAATACCAATCTGCAAAGTAAAACATAACCTCGAATCTCAGTTAAATCAGCGAAAAATTCCGTTCAATATAATGACCAACCTGTAAAATTGTTTCCTCATCAAAGTAGTTACCAATGATTTGTCCGCCAATCGGTAGATTATCCGAAGCATTTCCGAGTGGAATGCTCATGGCAGGAACGCCAGCCAGACTCGCCGGAACCGTATAAACATCGCTGAGATACATCGCCAAAGGATCATCGATCTTGCCGCCAATGGGAAAAGCGGTCGTTGGCGTCGTTGGTGTAAACAAGATATCTGTTTGTTGAAAGACTTTCACAAAATCTTCTTTGATCAGTCGTCTGACGCGCTGAGCCTTATCGTAATAAGCGTCGTAATAACCGGCAGAAAGCACGTACGTTCCCAGCATGATACGCCGCGTGACTTCGTCGCCGAAACCTTCTGCGCGCGTTTCCTTATAAACGGATTCAAGATCACCGCCGCGCTTGCTGAGTCCGTACCGCATTCCATCGTACCGGGCTAGATTGGAAGAGGCTTCCGCTGTGGCGATAATGTAATAGGTTGCAATGGAATATGGCGTATGTGGCAGAGAAACCGGAATGATCTCGGCACCGGATTTTCTGAAAAATTCGATACATCTTTCGATTCTCAGGCGTATTTCATCGTTCAATCCTTCTGCAAAATATTCCTTCGGTATTCCGACTCGCAGACCGTATATATCTTTTCCTAAACCTGCCGAATAATCAGAAACCGGTATATCCGAAGAGGTCGAATCGTTCGGATCGACGCCGGCAATGACGGACAAGAGCTTTGCGGCGTTCTCAATGCTCTTGGAAAAAACGCCGATCTGGTCTAATGATGACGCGAATGCCACCAAACCGTAACGCGAGACGCGTCCATAGGTTGGTTTGAGGCCGACGACTCCACAAAAAGCCGCCGGTTGGCGAATGGAACCCCCCGTATCGGAGCCGAGCGCCACGTCGGCTAAACCGCCAGCGACAGCCGCCGCTGAACCGCCGCTCGATCCGCCCGGGACGCGGGTTTCATCGATCGGATTACGAACCGTCCCAAATGCGGAATATTCTGTTGATGAGCCCATCGCGAACTCATCCATATTAGTTTTTCCAATGATCAGCCCATCCTGCGCGACGATTTTCTTAATAACCGTCGCATCATAAGGCGAAATATAATTCTTCAAGATTGCCGAACCGCAGGTCGTCGGAACGCCGCGGATTGAAATATTATCCTTGACAGCCACGATCAATCCGCTGAGACTACCAGAAGTTTTCGATCGCATGTTGCCCTCGATCTGTCGGGCACGTTCACCAACATCTCGAAGCTTCGGGATCGAAAGGAAAGCATGATACGGATTATCTTGATTGACGCGTGCGACAATCGCTTCGGCGCGTTGGGTCAACGAGTCTATTTTCACCGATATTATCCTTGAATATCCGGTTGATCCGATTTTTCTGATGTCGTTTCTTTCGACGTTTCCTTCGCCGAATCGAATTTCTTGGCTTCGACCGGTTTCTGCGCGGCGGTCGAGGCGCTTTCAATTTCATCCTGAATATCGCTGGTGGCTTTCTTGAATTCTCTAAGCGATTTGCCCAGGCTCTTAGCAAACTCCGGTAATCGCTTCGCGCCGAACAGAATTAAAAACGCCAAGAATATCAATAAAATTTCACTGAAACCAAAATTACCCATGTTACCTCCTAATGGCTATCTCCAAAATCTGATAAGATAGTAGACGACAACCAATCCTACCAATCCGATTAAATTAAATTTTAATGTGAATCCCAGTGTGATCGAAAACATGACAAGGTCCAGGACGCCCGGCCCGAGTGAGATATCGATCGACCGAAGAAAAACCTCTTTCACCACGCCTTCCGGCAGTGCCGATTTGATCAATTCACCGCACAGCGAGCCAAGCATGGCTCCAAGCAATAACACTCCCAGCACGAAAACCAACGCCATTTTTTTCCGGGATTTCTCCATCTTAGTTCTTTCCTAAAAAAGATTTAAATATTTGTAACCCATCATCGGAACCGAGAACTTTTTCAGCCGCTCTTTCTGGATGCGGCATCATGCCCAACACATTTTTATTCCGATTGACAATTCCGGCGATGTTCATTAACGAACCGTTTGGGTTCGATTCTTCCGTAACTTCTCCTACCGAATTGCAATATTGGAAGACGATCCGATCTTCATCCTGCAATTCTTTCAATGTCGATTCGTTGGCAAAATAATTACCGCTGTAATGAGCAATCGGCATTTTTAAAACCTGTCCGGAGCGATATAATCTGCTAAACCGGTTGCTCGTCGTGTTGACTTTCAAATAAACATCCTGACAGCGAAATCGCATGTGATTATTGGGAATTAGCGCACCCGGCAGAAGTCCCGCTTCCACCAAAATCTGGAAACCGTTGCAGATGCCGATCAGAAATCCACCGCGTTCGGCGAATTGGACAATCTCTTGCATGACGGGAGAAAATCGCGCCACAGCTCCGGCGCGCAGATAATCACCATACGAAAACCCGCCCGGCAATATAATTACGTCAAACATGCGAAGCGACCGATCTTTGTGCCAGATATAATCAACGTTCACGTCTAAAACTTTTTTCAGAACATGATAAGCATCATGATCGCAGTTCGATCCGGGAAATACGACAACCCCGAATTTCATTCGGAAACCTCCGCCATTTCAAACGTATACTTCTGGATGACCGGGTTCGATAGCAGTTTATCGCAGACTTCCCGGGCGATGACTTCTGCCTGATCGCGAGTCATTTTTTCTTTAAAAGTCAACTGAAAATATTTGCCTGTCTCGATGTGATTAAAATCGGTATAACCGAGCGAAACCAACGCCTGATGAATGGTTCTTGCTTCCGGATCGAGAATGCCCGGCTTATATGTGACGACAACTTTAGCCTTCCACATAATCTATCTCGCCCTTCTTCGGAGTGAAAAACGCACTCGCGGTTCTTCATATCCGACAAGCCACATCAAAAGATGCGTCACAATGAACATAAACATGATCGGGAAAATCACATAACCCTGAAAAATCAGCACCGATAAAGCCAACAACAGGATCGACGCTGTTCGGATAGATATAAACGCCCCTTGTGTAAAAGACATCGTCATTTTTGCGCTGAAACGGATGTTGCTGACCATCAGAAATGAGAGTACAACTACCATCGGCAAAGCGATTTTGGAATCGCCGTAATTGCCAAACAGCACATAATTGAACCATACAAACGAACCGATCGTCAGCGCACTCACTGGTACAGGCAATCCTGAAAAATAGGGGTTTTTGACGTACGTCGCATGAATGTTGAACCGAGCCAACCGCAATCCACCAAAAAGAAGTGGAAAGAAACTGATGATCGCGCCAATGATTCCGAGATCGGCGACATACAGGTCGTGTACCAAAATTGCCGGAGCTGCGCAGAAAGAAATGATGTCGGCCAGCGAATCGAATTCGATGCCGAAATCCGATTGTTGTTGCAATAAGCGGGCAACTTTTCCATCGAGTCCGTCAAAAATGGACGCTAGGGTGATCAACATCACCGCCGTGATATAATGCCCCTGAAAAATCTGAAGAATAGCTAAAAATCCCGAGAACATATTGAATATAGTAAATATACTCGGAATGGATTTCCTGAATCTCATAAAATTTCTCCAATGATTGTTTCGCCGCCAGCG carries:
- the gcvT gene encoding glycine cleavage system protein T produces the protein MDENVNIKKTPFYEKHIALGAKILPFAGYYMPIQYVSLLDEHRAVREKVGVFDVSHMGEFIVKGKDAEKFLNTITINDVSKLAVGQVQYSAMCYPDGGIVDDLLVYRFADHYMLVVNASNLEKDFDWIKEHVPAEVSLTNISDETGLLAIQGPKSFATLQKLTTVDLESVPFYHFSEGELAGIPMIISRTGYTGERGFELYHKLEFSERLWDAIFDAGKEFGIQPIGLGARDTLRLEMKYALYGNDIDQTTNPIEAGLGWITKLDKGDFIARDVLVKVKSVPADRRNVPFEMIERAIPRHGYKVFANGKEIGVVTSGTQSPTLNKGIGAAYVSAEFSAVGSIIEIDIRGKMSQATVVKAPFVSSHTL
- a CDS encoding Holliday junction branch migration protein RuvA, encoding MFAYLKGILEHKEPTMVILDVNGVGYQLTIPLSTYEFLPAPHQMAKLLTYFHVREDVQALYGFATDDERNLFLMLIGISGIGPKMAITILSGASPEQFKRRIISGDVKALTLIPGIGLKTAKRIIIELRGKLVGKDETVPEETDEFYTGQDRDEALKALLSLGYRRSEALNALKKAHQQIGETGTVEQYVKVALNKM
- a CDS encoding crossover junction endodeoxyribonuclease RuvC, translated to MVREIRVIGVDHGIHHTGYGVLKKTSDKIVCLDQGSIDTSPNEPFPQRLQKIYNGLFAVIQNWRPDTMAVEEAIYAQNIHTALMMGHARGVVLLAGVNSGVEICEYAPKKIKSSVVGNGNATKEQVRFMVSRILGIDEKSLQLDASDALAAAICHLNQNRLINS
- a CDS encoding YebC/PmpR family DNA-binding transcriptional regulator — translated: MSGHSKWSTIKRKKGALDAKRGRTFTKIIKEIQVAAKMGGGDEDANPRLRTAIQAAKAANMPLINVERAIKKGTGELEGTVYEEINYEAYGPGGVAILMESMTDNKNRTVSEIRHILSRAGGNLATAGSVAYNFEKKGIITVDKKVCTEDDLLLIVTDAGAEDLTIEGEFFEVSVEPHSFEAVKSALNASSIPIVEASVTMVPKNTVKLDEKTAQKILSLMDALEEHEDIQNVYGNFDIDDAVLSKLQENA
- a CDS encoding aerotolerance regulator BatA — encoded protein: MFYFADWYFLFLLIAIPAIIWWHLRKGHQKEATFRFPSIQPIREISGDKQKWKIQTLFMMKVTAVALLILAFARPQSGSNTREFSTEGIDIILVLDISGSMGAIDFKPNRMEAAKSVAMNFIEGRKDDRIGLVVFAAESFLQCPLTIDYDVLKGLLKQVTIVEQKYDGTAIGMAIANAVNRLRDSQAKSHVMILLSDGRNNAGELDPSTAANMAKAFDIKIYTIGAGKRGQAPYPVQFPDGHIEYRMMNVEIDEGILNVIAETTGGKYFRATDGKSLSTIYNEISKMEKTEVKVKEFTNYNDLYIWFLLPGVLLLFISAGLGQTLWRKMP
- the gatA gene encoding Asp-tRNA(Asn)/Glu-tRNA(Gln) amidotransferase GatCAB subunit A (allows the formation of correctly charged Asn-tRNA(Asn) or Gln-tRNA(Gln) through the transamidation of misacylated Asp-tRNA(Asn) or Glu-tRNA(Gln) in organisms which lack either or both of asparaginyl-tRNA or glutaminyl-tRNA synthetases; reaction takes place in the presence of glutamine and ATP through an activated phospho-Asp-tRNA(Asn) or phospho-Glu-tRNA) — translated: MTQRAEAIVARVNQDNPYHAFLSIPKLRDVGERARQIEGNMRSKTSGSLSGLIVAVKDNISIRGVPTTCGSAILKNYISPYDATVIKKIVAQDGLIIGKTNMDEFAMGSSTEYSAFGTVRNPIDETRVPGGSSGGSAAAVAGGLADVALGSDTGGSIRQPAAFCGVVGLKPTYGRVSRYGLVAFASSLDQIGVFSKSIENAAKLLSVIAGVDPNDSTSSDIPVSDYSAGLGKDIYGLRVGIPKEYFAEGLNDEIRLRIERCIEFFRKSGAEIIPVSLPHTPYSIATYYIIATAEASSNLARYDGMRYGLSKRGGDLESVYKETRAEGFGDEVTRRIMLGTYVLSAGYYDAYYDKAQRVRRLIKEDFVKVFQQTDILFTPTTPTTAFPIGGKIDDPLAMYLSDVYTVPASLAGVPAMSIPLGNASDNLPIGGQIIGNYFDEETILQVGHYIERNFSLI
- a CDS encoding twin-arginine translocase TatA/TatE family subunit translates to MGNFGFSEILLIFLAFLILFGAKRLPEFAKSLGKSLREFKKATSDIQDEIESASTAAQKPVEAKKFDSAKETSKETTSEKSDQPDIQG
- a CDS encoding phosphoribosylformylglycinamidine synthase I, whose translation is MKFGVVVFPGSNCDHDAYHVLKKVLDVNVDYIWHKDRSLRMFDVIILPGGFSYGDYLRAGAVARFSPVMQEIVQFAERGGFLIGICNGFQILVEAGLLPGALIPNNHMRFRCQDVYLKVNTTSNRFSRLYRSGQVLKMPIAHYSGNYFANESTLKELQDEDRIVFQYCNSVGEVTEESNPNGSLMNIAGIVNRNKNVLGMMPHPERAAEKVLGSDDGLQIFKSFLGKN
- a CDS encoding phosphoribosylformylglycinamidine synthase subunit PurS (With PurL and PurQ catalyzes the conversion of formylglycinamide ribonucleotide, ATP, and glutamine to formylglycinamidine ribonucleotide, ADP, and glutamate in the fourth step of the purine biosynthetic pathway), which encodes MMWKAKVVVTYKPGILDPEARTIHQALVSLGYTDFNHIETGKYFQLTFKEKMTRDQAEVIAREVCDKLLSNPVIQKYTFEMAEVSE